One window from the genome of Nicotiana sylvestris chromosome 9, ASM39365v2, whole genome shotgun sequence encodes:
- the LOC138877531 gene encoding uncharacterized protein: MDAIIWNVRSVNTMKAFERLITMHMKHHFEFIGILEPMQQSHKMERYRARIGLAQAMVNVSNKIWAFIDEIFEVTILYNMTQQLTLRLMYTETHVELILTLVYAKCDRIKRIELWDTLYAMASDMTVPWLVGGDFNVIWDEEEKYGGLLVSLLEVDDFRHCINTCNLTDLRFKGSIFTWWNGRSEEDCIFKRLDSCFGNNELQQTFPGLEVTHLSKIGSDHCLMLLKCDIETPPIKKSFRFLNFWTKHKTFKEVVKENWNADFSANPFCIFNNKLKKLKQALSTWSRATYGDIFQKIASLKKVVLVHESQFEVNPTQMNRQRLRQVQAEMIKYLA, translated from the coding sequence ATGGATGCCATTATATGGAATGTGAGGTCAGTAAATACAATGAAAGCATTTGAAAGGTTGATTACAATGCACATGAAACATCACTTTGAGTTCATAGGAATCCTTGAGCCTATGCAACAATCTCACAAAATGGAGAGGTATAGAGCAAGAATTGGTTTGGCACAGGCTATGGTGAATGTGTCAAACAAGATTTGGGCTTTTATTGATGAAATTTTTGAGGTTACCATTCTATATAACATGACTCAACAGCTGACTTTGAGATTGATGTACACTGAAACACATGTTGAGCTCATCCTTACACTAGTTTATGCCAAATGTGATCGCATTAAAAGAATTGAACTATGGGATACTTTGTATGCAATGGCATCAGATATGACAGTACCATGGCTAGTTGGAGGCGACTTTAATGTGATATGGGACGAGGAAGAGAAGTATGGAGGCTTGCTAGTTTCTCTCCTTGAAGTAGATGACTTTAGACACTGCATCAATACCTGCAACTTGACAGATTTGAGATTTAAAGGAagcatatttacatggtggaatggaagATCAGAGGAGGATTGTATTTTTAAAAGATTGGATAGTTGTTTTGGCAATAATGAATTGCAACAGACCTTTCCTGGATTGGAGGTAACTCACCTGTCCAAAATTGGGTCTGATCATTGCCTGATGCTGCTGAAATGTGATATAGAAACTCCTCCAATTAAGAAGTCATTCAGATTTCTAAACTTCTGGACAAAGCATAAAACCTTCAAAGAGGTAGTGAAGGAGAATTGGAATGCTGATTTTAGTGCTAACCCTTTCTGCATTTTTAACAACAAGTTAAAGAAGCTTAAGCAAGCACTATCTACCTGGAGCAGAGCTACATATGGGGATATATTCCAAAAGATTGCAAGCCTTAAGAAGGTGGTCTTGGTTCATGAAAGTCAATTTGAAGTCAATCCTACACAGATGAACAGACAAAGATTACGACAGGTCCAAGCTGAAATGATTAAATATCTTGCATAG